From Pan troglodytes isolate AG18354 chromosome 1, NHGRI_mPanTro3-v2.0_pri, whole genome shotgun sequence:
aagcaaaaagtaGAAGATGGGATGAATGAAACTTGAGAAAACAGCAAGTGTTAGAAGAGAAGGAGCACAGTCATGTCATTCTGACTAGACCTGTTTAGCAGGacacatatttttccttttgtgtatgGAATGTGCACTCCTGTGTACTCTATCTACTGTTCTGTTCATAGTTGAACACTTTTGGGGCCCCTTTCCTGGCCCTTCCCAGCTCTCACATTGTCCTCCTGAGCTCTGAGCTACAAGGCTTTCAGCCTAGTCCTGGGTAATCACACCTGCACCTCAGCTACTGCCCAAGGGATTGTGTGGTTCATTTATGCACATAACAGTTATACAGTGCTCCATGAATAAAAGCAGAATAATTTGTAGTTCTTAAGAGAAGCTTAAATCTCAGGCAGACAAGTaaacaattaaatgaaattgaatgttTCAGGTGCAAGAGTACATTATTGGGGATAGAGAGGACACTGCTGcccctcagccccagccccaaggCCCTCCTGTCAAAGTGTGTCTAACCAGGATGCAGGAAGCCCACATCTGCCCAGGAATAGAGCTTGCAGAGTGGCTACGTGAGGGTGGAAATGCCAGATTGAAGTCCCTGAAGAACTTCAGTTTTGGCAGCGAACAGTCAGTGCTGCAGACAGCCCTGCCCAGGCAAGCCCCACCCAAGAATGGAGGGCCAGGCAGGGCTGACTCAGTTGGGCAACCGTTGGCTGCACTCAGACAAGAGTTACATGATTCATCCTCTAGCCAAGAGAACAGAGTTTTAATCACAACATTTCCCCCTTtcctttgtcttattttaaagcCAGTGTGCAACTCCTTCCTCAAAACAGAGTTCCTTGCTGTGGCCCTGGTCAGTGCCCTTTGGGGCACTGGTTGCTGAGGAGACAAGGGCTTCTCCACTGATTTTCAATGCTATTTTCACCTCCTGGCTACTCCCTCCTGTGCATCCTTATTGCAGAAGGCCTACTGGACACATAGGGAGTCAGCTGGCTGCAATATTCACAATCCATCCACTGAATAAAAccgctgggggaggaggggaggggaagaccAAGTGGGAGAAGGATGTAACTTCAGAGAGGGAAGCTCCGTCACTTCGTAATGGCTGTGGGCAAGAGAGGCATGCGACTGAGTGACTTCAGACCTAAGCACTCACACAGTGTGAGGTAGACTCACCTTGCTCTCCTGAAGAAGATACTCAAGGGTGGCCAGGATTTCCTCAGCTGACAACTTGTATTTCTTAGAAGCTCCTAAAattagcctttttaaaatttagaggtCCTTACCCTGCTGCATTCCCTTTCTTAATTCTGCACTTTCCTTCTGTCCTGTCATCTGAAAAAAGTAAACTAGGTACCCCACCCAGTTCCAATTACTGGGATCTTTGGGAATTGATCCTGAAGTGCTCTGCTGCTCTGAACTTGAGCACAGGTATTTTTAAACCTCTGTGGTGTCTGACTCCTTTCCTGAGTTATTTAAGAACTGGGGTGGGATCCCACGTCCTTCTCCCAGAGGTGACTCGCCCAGTTCAGTTCTCTTAAATTGCTGGACTTGGAGTACCAGTCCAGGCAAGGCAGACTCTCTGTAAGCCCACTGCCATCTGAAACCCATATGAGGGATGGGGGATGAGCCAGATCTGAGCTGTgtcagaagagaaggaaaagggtgTGTTTCCCCTGGAATTCATCTCACAGCAGACCTTGAAGCATTAATTTGCAGCTCTCTCCAAGATAACTAACTGCCTTTCAGATGACTCAATGCCAGATTCTGATTTATAGCATTCTTTGGCCTGCTGGTTCCCATACTTTTCTGGAGATTAAGGGGTAGAATTTACAATTCTTAAGTGTTAATTGCTCAATCCTCATGTTTACCAACTCCACCTTCTCCTCTGTAAAAGATAGCATTTGAGAATCAGTGTTGAACAGGAATCTCTCAGAGATAGGAACCAGACCAAAGCATGTCTCAGGTTCCTGTTAGAGCTCTTCAGCAGAGGAATTTGCCAGCCCTTCAATCTAAGCTCAAAGCCTATTcttgtgattatttatttttattttttagtgctaTATTACAGTCTCCATTCACGTTCACCTGTTTCCTACCCAGTAGTGATTTTAGGTGATATTAGCCAAAGCTTATCTGTTCTCGCCAAATGATTCCTTCCAATTAAGCCAAAATTCACTGAGGTTCTATTAAGTACCACGTACTGGGTCTTGTGAGACATATACCCCTAGTTCATTATACCCAAATGTAATGATCTGAcatgtttcctttcctttcttataaATGCTTCATGATGAAAGCTCTTGCTTTCCCACTGTACCCCAGACTGTGACAGCAGCTCATCTGTCTAATGTCACTAAAACATAGGAGGCCCTCAAATGAGTTAGGTTATAGTATTACTTGTTGCTTCTCAAGTGAACTAGACAATGGACTTTGAGTAGTTTTCTGTTTGGGTAGAGCAACTGTATTTTACTGCCAGAGATGCAACTGTCTTTATTGCAATAAATAACAAGTTCAGAACTTTAGTAAAGAATacatataggccgggcacagtggctcacgcctgtaatcccagcactttgggaggccgaggtgggcggatcacgaggtcaggagatcgagaccacggtgaaaccccgtctctactaaaaatacaaaaaaattagtcgggtgcggtggcgggcacctgtagtcccagctactcgggaggctgaggcaggagaatgccgtgaacccaggaagcagagcttgcagtgagccgagatggcgccactgcactccagcctgggcgacagagcgagactccgtctcaaaaaaaaaaaagaatacatatatacCCAGCAGATAAATTCACTTGTAAGCAGATTTCTAAACCCTAGAATCACACTGAACCAAGTTACCACATTAAGCTTAGAAGGGTGAAGTTTTCGTATTTACCAGACTTGACTGTGTGGATTGTTAGTATCAGCCATATCTAAGAATCCCATTTACTAGTGCCAAGAGAAATTATGAACTATCTGTTCTTTCAGTAGGTGCTTTGTCAGTTAAAAAGAGGAacactgggccgggcgcagtggcctgtaatcccagcactttgggaggccgaggtgggcagatcacctgaagtcaggagtttgagaccagcctgctcaacatggcaaaaccccgcctctactaaaaatacaaaaaattagccggacatggtggcggaagcctgtaatcccagctacccgggaggctgaggcaggagaatcaggagaatagcttgaaccagggaggcagaggttgcagtgagccaagatcgcaacactgcactccagcctgggcaacaagagcaaagctccgtctcaaaaaaaaaaaaaaaaaaaaaaaagaggaacactGATCTTGCTTTTCTAAATTATTAGTTTCTATTCTTCATTAGGTTATTCATGCAAATTAGCTGGAGTTAGCTAAACCCCTTTATTTACAGCACCAGTATCTGAGGTGTCTATTTCTACCAACAAGGGACCCAAACTGGGGTGGACTGGTTCTTAGATTCATTCACTGAATTTTAAAGCTGGAGAAGATCAGATGGATGATCTAATCTCCATCTTTCCAATTATCCTAAAAAGGCTGGCAATACATATGGCTTAAAAGTTAATGTAAATccacatagatgaacctggaggacgttacgcttagtgaaataagccaagcacagaaagacaattaCCAGATGATCTCACTCATGTGGAATCTTAAACACTGAATTTCATAGAACTAAAGAATAGAATGGGCTGGGGTGATTGCACTGGAGTGATGTTgaggagatattggtcaaaagaTTCAAAATTTCAGTAAGGAGGAATAAGTTTaagagatctactgtacaacaACGTGACTATAGTTAAttacaatgtattgtattcttgacaAATAGTTAAGAGTGgctaagtgttctcaccacaaaagtgCTAACTATgggaggtaatgcatatgttaattagctagattcaGTCAtcccacaatgtatatatacctgaaaacatcatgttgtacacattaaatacatacaattttatctttcaatttaaaaaaaataaattcatgcatAAAGTCTGCCAAAAAAAGTTAATGTAGACCCTGTTACTTTACATCCTTTAATAGGCTTCAACGGACCACACCAAAATGCCATCTCAAATGGAACACGCCATGGAAACCATGATGTTTACATTTCACAAATTCGCTGGGGATAAAGGCTACTTAACAAAGGAGGACCTGAGAGTACTCATGGAAAAGGAGTTCCCTGGATTTTTGGAAGTAAGTGTTGAAAAGCTTACAAAGAACCAGACATAAAAGTCAATGCTTCTAGGCCTTGGttccttttccttcttgtttCCATCCCTTCCCTGTGGAGGTCACCactagtgaatgaatgaatgtagtcacctgaaggaatgaatgaatgacctcattcattcacttattaaatAGTATTGAGTACCTGCTATTTGTAAGATACTGTTGAGGAAACAGAAAGTAATGAAGACACAGCCCCAaccttcaaggagcttacagtctgcAGGTGAAATAAGACTGCATACAAATAACCACAATATGAGCTGTTTGTTGGAAAATTCCATCTGGTTATCTGTGTCTGTTGTGACGATGTTGGGGACAGAGTTGGGAGAAAGAAAGCTTTTCACAAAAGAGTAGTCAACCAGAAAATGGCTACCTTCAGGTCCAAAAACCTGGTGGTGGAGATGCCACATCCTGGTCACATTCCGTTTTGAGCAACTCGAATCTCCCTTCTTAAATCTCTTCAGATAaagggattgttttttctttttctaatactaTAAAGGAGCAGTGTCAGTCATCTACTGAATAAAAGCCACATATCACTCCAGAAATAACTGCTTTTCACATAATAATGCTCTGACAACACAGGAGCAGTTTGAGTTTATGTCTCACCTTTGACAGACGGAGAGATGCATGAAGACCTATAAGAGGACTCTGCCATCAGCTCAGATACATCACTCAGGACATGGGGCCACAAGGCACAGTTGTCCTTTTATATTCCAGGTCTTGAGAGGTGGCTGTTGAATTCAACTGAAGGTGCAACATTGCATGACAAAATAGTAGACTGAAATGCAAGCCCTTCTTTCCCTACCACAATTGTAGTCACCTGAAAAGATTGTTTCTGTGCTTGGTGTTGAATAATGCATTAACCTGTAAAGGGTGAGAGGAGATATGGTAAAACGTTGGGTCCTGCCTCTTGTCATCTGCCTGGTAAACGGCACATTAGTCAAGCCCCTGACTCCTGCAATCAATAAACATGAGGCTTTTTAGTATACTATAATTCGTATGTCATCAATATCAGTTAAATAAACAGATATAAATAGCCTAACTACTCTCTCAGAGCTGCAGTTATTACCTAATGCTATCCCAGAATGAGTTAGAATATTCAGGTCCTCTGCTTTTGTAGAGTCCTGTGATATAGCCCCAGACCAGGAGTTAGAAGATCTGGCTCTGCCTTAACTAACAATGGGCAGGTTGCTTCAGCTCTCTAGTCTTCAGTTTCCTCCCCTGTAAAATTAGAGAGGGCTGGACATAATTATCTGCAAGGTCACTTTCACTTTCTATGATCATTCAAGACAAGCATTAAGACGCAAGGACAAAATGTGCTCATTGTAAGCCTGCCTGTCCTATGGACAAAGGCATTCTCAGTACACTAAACACTTGTTAAGAGTGTTGTTAAGAGCCAGAGTGAGTATCATGTGAGACACAGACCCTTTCTTCCTAAAGGCTTTGTGGCATGAGACACATAAAGGGTATATGTAGTGTGGAGCACTAACCATGGCAGGGTAATTTATTCCAGGCACAGAGTCATAATTCCTGAAACACCTACACTCACTGCATTAACAGAGCCTTTTGTTTCTAAAGTAGACCCCTTATGTCATCCAGATTTCACTCATTCTGACCACAGCCAGGAAGCTGAGGGTGAAGCCAGAATTAGCTGAAACCCACCAAGAGCTGCATAGAGCAGGTTTAGCTAGAGTAGGAGTTTGCAGTGCTCATGTGGGAAATGCTGCTGCTATACTTTTAGGAATTTCTGAGTGCAATTTAGAAACATCTAGCACACTTGAAACACTGCATATCATTTTCCTCACTCATGAATATAGTCATCAGAATTCATAAATAGTTTACCTGAGCCCTTTAACAACCTCAAATAGgccatatttctctctctctggttgATGGCATGGACCCTACAGGAAAAACCACACCTTACCGCTTCTGACCAGCATCACTACAAAAAGGAGTGCTGAAGCCAATCACCATGTAAGCAAGATAAAAGCAAAGGGGGTCTTGCCTGCCCATCTCTGTTCCATACATTCTTACCAGGCACTGAGAGTCATGGGGAGTTTAAGACTCCATCCCACATACTCCTTTTGAAACTGGTCCAGTGTACAACATCCAGTGAAGAGTATAGGATGGCATAGACTTACCAACTCAAAGAATGGAAGGATTCTAGAAACATTATAGTCCAACCTCCTCAATTCATCGTTGATACACAAAGGCCCACTAAGCTGTGTGGTTCACTCAGCATCACGTGGCTAATATGATATGAAGCCACACTAGCTTGTCCTCAGCTGTGCCAAGAAGAATGAGAGCTGCCTTCTTCAAACCTAAAACCAACCCATGGCATCATTAACACCTCTTTAAAATCCATAGGACAGTGATCCAAAACTTATTCCCTAAATCATAAATATCTTTTCATAAGGAGTTTCCTTTGTAAGGGATTTGACCATGCCATTaggaataaaattttaataagagaATGTAAGTTTAAACCATAAAATGAGGAGCTTAGGGTGGTTCTTAGGCAGAATCTAAATACGAAATTACTGAAATGCTCCcgcaaggcaaaaaaaaaaaaatacatttagatgAACTCCAAAGGTTGCTTATGACCTAAAACAAGAGCTCAAGTAATTGGGAGATATATACACAGTTCTCAGCAGTACAAATCAAATAAGCTCCTCATTGCAACCTTTGACTGATATTTCttgcctttgttcttttttttttttttttttttttttttcagaatcaaAAAGACCCTCTGGCTGTGGACAAAATAATGAAGGACCTGGACCAGTGCAGAGATGGCAAAGTGGGCTTCCAGAGCTTCTTTTCCCTAATTGCGGGCCTCACCATTGCATGCAATGACTATTTTGTAGTACACATGAAGCAGAAGGGAAAGAAGTAGGCAGAAATGAGCAATTCGCTCCTCCCTGATAAGAGTTGTCCCAAAGGGTCGCTTAAGGAATCTGCCCCACAGCTTCCCCCATAGAAGGATTTCATGAGCAGATCAGGACacttagcaaatgtaaaaataaaatctaactcTCATTTgacaagcagagaaagaaaagttaaatacCAGATAagcttttgatttttgtattgtttgcatCCCCTTGCCCTCAATAAATAAAGTTCTTTTTTAGTTCCAAATTTGAGACAGAATGTTTGTTGTTCCCTCAGAAATGCTTGTTCCCCAAGAGGCAGCTTGCCCTTGGGCAGCCAGCACACAGCAGAGCTTTTCTCACAGAACTGGCAAAATGAGAAAACACTCTTCATTCAGGCTTGGAGTCTGACTTCTCTAATTGTTCTGCCCTTGTAGCTGTGTCTATATGAAGGACTCAAACTTGAAGGATTAGGAGAAGGCTCTACAGGAGTAGATGGTAAGTTTATAATTACTGGGCACAGTTTTGCCCAGTTAAATCAGTGCTTTTCTAGCCAGCACTTTGCATGCCTGCAATGTCTGAATCCATTTTTCATAGCAAAGTGTCAGCAAACCTAAGGCAGAACTAGGAGAACCAATCAGGAGAGGGTGTAGCTTGACACCTTGGTAATAACATCACATTAGCATCTATTAAGTCAACTCCCAGATGTCAGGAAATATGGTAGGCATGACTTATACACGGGGCAgtgcacttttgttgaaaatgaagTGTCAGTACTGATGTCTTGATAATCAATGCAAAATGTTCCTCCTAGCCCTTTTTTGTGCCTGTTAGAAGCTTCAGGGTATATGTGCATCACATGCTATATGCTTATTAATACTGTATGCTTTTATGGAGAGGTGATATATGAATTCCATGAATTGGCATATAGCATTGTTCTAAGTAAATAAGTCAAAGAAGAtggaatatttactttttttttttttttttgagacggaggcttgctctgtcacccaggctggagtgcagtggtgcaatctcggctcactgcaaactctgccttcccaggttcacaccattctcctgcctcagcttcccgagtagctggaactacaggcgcccgccaccatgcccagctaattttttgtatttttagtagagacggggcctcaccgtgttagccagaatggtctcaatctcctgaccttgtgatctgcccgcctcggccttccaaagtgctgggattacaggcgtgagccaccgcgccaggcctggaatatttacttttttgattgGACACATCAATATAACTCTGGGAAAAACTTCCATCTCACTCTGGGGAAAAGTGCAATATAAGGTTATCGATAGTCACAAGGAAAAGCATGCAAAAGAGAACAGGATAGTTCAAAACTGGCTTTGGTAGAAAGAAATCCATAATAAAAAAGTCAAGGAAAACATtccaaccattttattttttctcagtcaACAAATGAACAATGTAAAACAAACCATAGCTTTGCGGCTGAAGCATTATATCAGCAAGTTTACAAAGAGGAATTTATTACAGGAGTATTAATGAAGGAGGGAGTTGATTAGTTAAAGGAAGTGACTCTAGATTGACTCCAGGAATGACTTCCAAACCCATGCTACAGAACTGGGCCGCCAAGGAGCTGCTGGCTCAGGAAGCTGCCTGCTGAATGAGGAGCCATAGCCACAGCTGGCTGCTCCAGGACCATGGCACAGTCTGCACAAGCAAACGCACATCCCCATCACCCTCCCTCTTTCCACATACGGCTGGGCTCTCATATCCAAGTCTCAATGAGGTGCATCTGACTGGCAGAGCCTCAACCACAACAAATTCCTAACCGCAAGGGACTCTGGGAAATAAAGTTCTAACATTTTCCAACCTTTGCACATTAGCAGCTGATTCTACCACAGTGACAATTCCTAATCCTACGTGAAGTCTTCCAACCTGGAAGTTAAAGAAATTGTGGCTCTAAGGAAAGGAGGCTCTGGAAGATAACGTCTGTAATAGATAacagagacaagaaaaaaaaaactggcccaTCACAGTAAGGCAATCCATGAGAATTTGTGTCAGTCCAGATTCACCCCTTTGGTTTACCTGCCTCCTGGGCAACTGTGTTTACTGGGTATTAGGAGGATTAGTGGTCAACTCACAAATGAATGGGGAAAATTATAAAAGGGAGATATTATGAGCTCACATGTCCTGAAATCCATAGCAAACTTTCACACTCTAAGCCTCTTTtacctgaaaacaaaaacacaactatCCCAGGAGGAAGGAGGCTCTCAGGGTAAGAGAAAGGAAGCATCAACTCGTCTTCACAGTGGGTGTGTAGATTCAGAAAAATTCTGAAGCAATGTGTTATTCCCAGCAGATTACCCCAAACTCTCATTCAGAAAGGTGCCCAGTGCCAGGAAATGATCTGAGTCACTGTATTTGGGAtggatgtgtatgtgtattgAGGGAAAGGGTTATGGCACCTTCCTCGCTTTGGCCTCATTGCTCATTTAGTAGTGAGCtgtatgaggaaaataaaaatggtatttatGGCTTGAAATCCCACATGGCTCTTTGTGCCAACAAAAACACACGGATCCCACAATCTGACCTGCTAAAACTGCTGTCTAGGCTTCAGGGGTTGCAACCCAATGGCTCCCAGGGGGCAAAACTGCCATTATGCCAACAGTCATCAAGAGGAACCATCTGGAAAATTCCACTCATTCTGCTACATGGCTGAGTTGTAAAAAGTAGATCCcgcccctccccacacccagttacaaaaaaagaatgaatagcaGTGCAGAAAGTCAGTTTCCAACACGCTGCAGAGCTGACCCTGAAAAacatcatttttctctcttggaCCCACTCCCTTGTCCAAGTCCCCTGAACAGCGGCCAACTACCTGTGATTTAATAGTTTTCTACCTAACCCATCTCACTAGGAGACCGAGGACAAGTCTACAAACCTCTCTCATTCAAATTTGACCAATTCGTGATTGGTCAAGTAATTGTTCAAGTCCCTTCTCCAGCTCTTAACCCCACAGGGATAGTTGTGAATAGAAATTCATTCACTTGGCAAATATTAGCAAGGGCTACCATGTGAATGGCACCAAGCAATGTTCTGTATAAAGGCAGGTACGAAGAAGCAGATGACCACAGTGCCTGCTCAAGAAGATTACAATCTAGATTGAAAGATAATAATAGATaaagcaggctgggcgcggtggctcacgcctataatcccagcacttcgggaggcagaggcgggtggatcacgaggtcaggagatcgagaccacggtgaaaccccgtctctactaaaaatacaaaaaattagctgggcgcagtggtgggcgcctgtagtcccagctactcgggaggctgaagcaggagaatggcatgaacccggaaggcagagcttgcagtgagccgagatcatgccactgcactccagcctgggcgacagagcgagactccgtcaacaCAACAGAGCATTGGCAAGGGAGACATGTGATGGGCACCTCTGGTCACTGTTGATAGTTATGTAATTTACACAACCTTTCAGAAAGGCAAAAGTTGGCAATATGTACCTGAATCCTTTAATGTGTTTTCTTTGACCCAGTATTTCTATTCCTAAGAATTTCTCTTAGCAAAATAATCAAAGATACTTATGATATTCATATACAAAGCTATTTGATGCAGCATTATTTAGAATAGCTAAAACCTAAAGAAAACCTCAATATTCAACAATGGGGTCATGGTTAAATAAGTTATGTTTAGATTGTTTAGATGTACATGGGATGCTATATGGCCCATCACAACcatcactttgaaaaatattaaatgagatgGGGAAATGTCTATGTAAAGTAAAGCAGACTGCAAAATTGGTATATAATCggattcctttcttttctaaatatgcGTGTCTCCTTGAGTGCATgcctgcaaagacacacacacagagagagagagagagagcaagagtgagagcgcgagcgagcgagagagagagagagaaactaaagGGAATACACCCAGCTGTGTTTAGTTTCCAGAGTAGGAGTTACTGGCTGGGGAAATTGTTGCTCCAGAAAGACGTTTATGAGACTattgtaattttctttatatacagTGCTATATTATCTTAATTTTCTATGCAATTCCTTCCTAGCCCATCTACATGCACTTGCACTTTCACAatccataaaattttaaataatatattttgaaagagcCTGTGTATTTATTGAGGGTCTACCATGAGTCAGGACCTGTATGAGATACTTTTTAAGCATTTATCTTACTTGGacctcacaataaccctgtgaAGGTATTATaacatccattttacagatgacaaaactaagACTTAAGTAACTCCCTCAAAGTCCCACAGCACTTATTGTTTCAAGATTTAAACCCAGATATCAAGAtagtctccttccttccttccctccttccttccttccctccttccctttctttcctttttttctttttcttttttcttttttagagtaaagtgaaaagcaaggaaaggaataaagagtggctactccataggcagagcagcttGTATTCTGCAGTTGTCTCAAGGGGCTATTTGAGTAAATTAACTATCAACTgtgttattctttcaaaaaagtaAGAGATTTCGTGGGTTAGATGAGGCTAGTCAGATAAGATTTTGTGTAAGAGATAAGATGTTATCTGGTCTTTGAAGATTGGAAGAAATTTAGATTTGGATACCAGCTAACATTGAGTTCTTACTACATTGCAGGCTCTGTTCTAGTGC
This genomic window contains:
- the S100A10 gene encoding protein S100-A10 translates to MPSQMEHAMETMMFTFHKFAGDKGYLTKEDLRVLMEKEFPGFLENQKDPLAVDKIMKDLDQCRDGKVGFQSFFSLIAGLTIACNDYFVVHMKQKGKK